The proteins below come from a single Eptesicus fuscus isolate TK198812 chromosome 5, DD_ASM_mEF_20220401, whole genome shotgun sequence genomic window:
- the UBL7 gene encoding ubiquitin-like protein 7, whose protein sequence is MSLSDWHLAVKLADQPLAPKSILRLPETELGEYSLGGYSISFLKQLIAGKLQESVPDPELIDLIYCGRKLKDDQTLDFYGIQPGSTVHVLRKSWPEPDQKPEPVDRVAALREFRVLHTALHSSSSYREAVFKMLSNKESLDQIIVATPGLSSDPIALGVLQDKDLFSVFADPNMLDTLVPAHPALVNAIVLVLHSVAGSTPLPGADSSSRSTPSSSYRDMPGGFLFEGLSDDEDDFHPRTRSMPSSSTPSSRPASLGYSGAAGPRPITQSELATALALASTPESSSHTPTPGTQGHSSGTSPMSSGVQSGTPITNDLFSQALQHALQASGQPNLQSQWQPQLQQLRDMGIQDDELSLRALQATGGDIQAALELIFAGGAP, encoded by the exons ATGTCTCTCTCAGATTGGCACCTGGCGGTGAAACTGGCTGACCAACCACTTGCCCCAAAGTCTATTCTTCGGTTGCCAGAGACAGAGCTGGGAGAATACTCACTGGGGGGCTATAGTATTTCATTTCTGAAGCAGCTTATTGCTGGCAAGCTCCAGGAGTCCGTTCCAGACCCTGAGCTGATTG atctAATCTACTGTGGCCGGAAGCTAAAAGATGACCAGACCCTTGACTTCTATGGCATTCAGCCCGGGTCCACAGTCCATGTTCTTCGCAAGTCTTGGCCAGAGCCTGATCAGAAACCAG AGCCTGTGGACAGAGTGGCTGCCCTGCGGGAGTTCCGGGTGCTGCACACTGccttgcacagcagctcttcctaCAGGGAGGCG GTCTTCAAGATGCTCAGCAACAAGGAATCTCTGGACCAGATCATCGTGGCCACCCCCGGCCTCAGCAGTGACCCCATTGCCCTTG GGGTTCTCCAGGACAAGGACCTTTTCTCTGTCTTTGCTGATCCCAACATGCTTGATAC GTTGGTACCTGCTCACCCAGCCCTAGTCAATGCCATTGTCCTGGTTCTGCACTCGGTGGCAGGTAGCACGCCGCTACCGGGGGCGGACTCCTCTTCCCGGAGCACGCCCTCCAGCTCTTACCGGGACATGCCAG gtggTTTCCTGTTTGAGGGGCTCTCTGATGACGAGGACGACTTTCACCCA AGAACCAGGTCCATGCCCTCTAGCAGCACACCCAGCTCCCGCCCAGCGTCCTTGGGGTACAGTGGAGCTGCCGGACCCCGGCCCATCACCCAGAGCGAGCTGGccactgccctggccctggccagcacTCCAGAGAGCAGCTCTCACACGCCGACTCCTGGCACCCAG GGCCATTCCTCAGGGACCTCACCAATGTCCTCTGGTGTCCAGTCAGGGACGCCCATCACCAATGATCTCTTCAGCCAAGCCCTACAGCATGCCctgcaggcctctgggcagcccaACCTTCAG AGCCAGTGGCAGccccagctgcagcagctgcgcgACATGGGCATTCAGGATGATGAGCTGAGCCTGCGGGCCCTGCAGGCCACTGGGGGGGACATCCAAGCGGCTCTGGAGCTCATCTTTGCTGGAGGAGCCCCATGA